A single window of Candidatus Poribacteria bacterium DNA harbors:
- a CDS encoding phytanoyl-CoA dioxygenase family protein, which yields MSNQTAMEAPVPMTPEQKFFFDLRGWILLPSVLSEPEIEEMKAEVYDGARQSYQGALQTLLDHPAIVGILNEILSEDPFVHDDCYGFRCEGSFTTVRPPGWGVSERGDNGLPHVVRPPQQANAMRYQVAGGKIFAGLTRVVWELEEVKSGQGATSFLSGSHKAHFNYGGPDPYRPNIGESPWEANMREMMDDYSCPPGSVVIFTESLVHAANDWTNPSNPRCAVFNCYNSIWAQWHRLNLSHEIIETMPPRRQSLFRGTWAIGGGPSGNRAYSLDNNTT from the coding sequence ATGTCAAATCAAACCGCTATGGAAGCACCGGTGCCAATGACCCCTGAACAAAAATTTTTCTTCGATCTTCGCGGCTGGATTCTGTTGCCGTCGGTATTATCGGAGCCAGAAATCGAAGAGATGAAAGCAGAGGTCTATGATGGGGCAAGACAGAGTTATCAAGGTGCGCTCCAAACGCTACTCGACCATCCCGCGATCGTAGGCATCTTGAACGAAATTCTGTCCGAAGATCCGTTTGTGCACGACGATTGTTATGGGTTTCGATGTGAAGGATCATTCACGACTGTGAGACCCCCCGGTTGGGGTGTGTCGGAACGTGGCGATAACGGTCTACCGCACGTCGTGCGTCCGCCGCAACAGGCAAACGCGATGCGGTATCAGGTCGCTGGAGGAAAGATTTTCGCAGGACTGACGCGTGTTGTGTGGGAACTTGAGGAGGTCAAGTCGGGACAAGGTGCCACCTCTTTTCTTAGCGGTTCACACAAAGCACACTTCAATTACGGAGGTCCCGACCCATATCGTCCAAATATCGGTGAGTCGCCGTGGGAAGCGAATATGCGCGAAATGATGGACGACTATAGTTGTCCACCCGGTTCCGTCGTTATCTTCACCGAGAGTCTCGTCCATGCAGCGAATGATTGGACGAATCCATCGAACCCTCGGTGTGCTGTCTTCAATTGTTACAACTCCATCTGGGCACAATGGCATCGACTCAACCTGAGCCATGAAATCATTGAAACCATGCCACCGAGGCGACAGTCATTGTTCCGAGGCACATGGGCAATTGGCGGCGGTCCCAGTGGAAACCGTGCATATTCGTTGGATAATAACACTACGTAG
- a CDS encoding transposase — translation MVETLNLEGMKRLWGRKASDLAFYQFVEILKFKCFKHKRAFLQIGQWTPTTKPCSECGHHNENLPLSDRQWTGFPACGSHHDRDVNAAMNILRAALGPSVEQM, via the coding sequence GTGGTCGAGACACTCAATCTTGAGGGTATGAAACGGCTTTGGGGACGCAAAGCCTCTGACCTCGCCTTCTACCAGTTTGTTGAGATACTGAAGTTCAAGTGTTTCAAACATAAGCGTGCGTTCCTACAAATCGGACAGTGGACCCCGACAACAAAGCCTTGTTCGGAGTGCGGACATCATAACGAAAATCTTCCTCTTTCTGATAGGCAATGGACAGGTTTCCCCGCCTGTGGTTCCCACCACGACCGAGACGTAAACGCTGCAATGAACATCTTGAGGGCTGCCTTGGGTCCCTCTGTGGAGCAGATGTAA